In one window of Gossypium hirsutum isolate 1008001.06 chromosome A01, Gossypium_hirsutum_v2.1, whole genome shotgun sequence DNA:
- the LOC107920385 gene encoding uncharacterized protein: MTERLRSNGAEIFRGITRVTPNVVEYRIESTERIMDDLNCTSEQKLKGKYVEASYVDSWRREFLNLTQGDKPVVEYKSEFLRLSRYACGMVATEYERCVHFEDDFKDDLRVLIAPQRERDFAWLVEKAKIVKDVKHAERQNRKTDMARSKKPCAICGRRHQGECWKQIGVCLRCGSLEHCIRDCPRRPDQMQATGMGTVQPPRGF, translated from the exons ATGACGGAacgactcaggtctaatggggctgagatttttaggggaaTTACTAGAGTTACCCCTAATGTGGTTGAATATCGAATTGAGTCCACAGAGCGGATAATGGATGACCTCAACTGCACCTCAGAGCAGAAATTAAAAG GGAAATATGTGGAAGCTAGTTATGTGGATTCCTGGAGGAGAGAGTTTCTAAATTTGACCCAAGGGGATAAGCCAGTAGTAGAATATAAGTCTGAGTTTCTACGACTTAGCCGTTATGCGTGTGGGATGGTGGCAACAGAATATGAGCGCTGTGTTCACTTTGAGGACGATTTCAAAGATGATCTACGAGTTTTGAttgctccacaaagggagcgagattttgcttgGTTGGTGGAAAAGGCAAAAATCGTCAAGGATGTGAAGCACGCTGAACGCCAGAATCGTAAGACAGACATGGCTAGGAGTAAGAAG CCTTGTGCTATTTGTGGgagacgccatcagggcgagtgttggaaaCAGATAGGGGTTTGTCTAAGGTGTGGATCTTTGGAGCATTGCATCAGAGATTGTCCACGGAGgcctgatcagatgcaagctactggtatgggtactgTTCAGCCACCGAGAGGGTTTTAG